From Daucus carota subsp. sativus chromosome 6, DH1 v3.0, whole genome shotgun sequence:
aattattatatttgatgttaattaaaaataaaataaaataatttgattaatcTGTTGCAATGTTGGATATTGATGACTAACGGTAGGTatctcaaaattttcatatatattattttgatacgtGGATGAATgtgtatataatatcatattattatcaacgAGGGTAGAACCAATTGTATATTAGTAATTACTAATTACGATTTATTTTTTCATCGTATctaacattttaatttatttaaaactgCATAAAATCGTATgtttccaaaaataaaataaaaaaatcttactAACATATATTCTCCTATATACAGCACAGACCGTGGGAACTAAAAACAACTCGGCGAGATCTGTGTACGCGTGGCGTACTGTGGCGTGTACATCTGAGTAACGTGTCAGTTCATCCAGCTGAGTTGTGCTATAGACCAAGGgtccgtttgggttagcttaaaagaagtgacttctggcttataataaagaagtggagtagaagtgagaagtaaataagttaataaagtgtttggaaaagaagcagaagctgtgagacagaagctagcattctcagcttcttaaaagtgcttctacttctttacacaaacgggtcaagagaagcagaagacAGAAGCACCTTCTGCTTCTCTTGGCCAAACAGGCCCCAAGTTTACCTGTTTCTTTGAGTTCACACGTTTGGTGGAAataagatttattttttatttaatatttttcaagttaTAATTTAGAAGAAAGGCTACCACTTGTGCATAGAGCAAATCACTTTAAATACGTTATGAGATTGATCATTGATAtataaattcaataataaaaggaATAATACAACAAAATATGATATGTATcagttttatttattatttactcaTTTCACCCCCCTCATCCTTATATCATCCAAAAACAAACAGTTTCTTTTTTTGGATAAACCTGACTTATTACAAATGAACATGTCCCTTAAGATATTCGACATAAGTTAAGTTGGAACCAAAATCTGGAATGGATAAGCTCTTAATCAGTTTcttgaaatcaaatttaatcGGATATTTTCCAAAACCGATAGGAACGgattctcaaaaaaaaagttgtttttcTAAACATCTCTCGTTCAGACCATATCCACAAGCCGAGATGTTGAAGTATATAAATCTTAAAACAACATATGTCTGAAACTGACAGACTGTTGTCCTGATACTGACAAAAAACTATAATTGCCAACCTTGAGTCTTCCAGTTTCAAAAAATCCTCACCTTCTTCTTAATCCTTGCTCATTTTAATCTCAATCATTTCGATTATCAAGCAAAACCACAAATTGGCCTCACCAGTTAATTGTCTGAATTCAAGAAAATGAGTTTTCGAGACGAGAGTGATGATGGGCATCTGCGAAAGCCGCTTTTACACACAGGGAGTTGGTATCGTATGGGGTCCAGACAATCAAGCATGATGGGCTCTTCTCAGGCGATTCGAGATAGCTCTATCTCTGTTCTTGCTTGTGTTTTGATCGTTGCTCTTGGTCCTATTCAATTTGGCTTCACTGTATGTTTAGTTAAAGTTTAACCCCACTGTTTTATTGTGTGTGTTTTCTGTTAGATGTGCAATCAATGATTTGTGCTGCTGTATTGTGTTAGAATAACAAGAAGCTGAGCTGTTGTATTGAAAATTGGTTTAAAGATACTATTGAAACTGTATTGTGTTATTTATCTACTGCAGTGTGGTTATTCTTCTCCTACTCAAGCTGCTATTTCCAATGATCTCCAGCTTACTGTATCGGAGGTTCGatacatataatatttgttGCCTTGTTAATATGTTGTTAATTGTTTGGAAATGCCTACTGACTAGAAGTATTGGGTTAGTTTTCTTTGTTTGGTTCATTGTCGAATGTAGGTGCTATGGTTGGGGCAATAGCAAGCGGTCAGATTGCTGAGTACATTGGACGAAAAGGGGTAAACTTGTTGTATATTTTTGTTCTAGAGAACATATGTTTGCTTAATTGTTGTCCTGTCTCTGTAGTTGGAGTGTATTGGTTTTGTTAAGAGTTGTTTTTATCCTTTTTCCTGCAGTCTTTGATGATAGCAGCCATTCCTAATATTATCGGGTGGCTTGCTATATCGTTTGCGAAAGTAAGACTCCTACTGGCCCATGATCCACTATTCCACTACCTTAATTTGTCTGTACTACTTCTGTAAGAAAATTACCTGATAGTTGTGTTCTTGTCCCTTCAGGATTCTTCATTTTTGTATATGGGAAGGTTGCTGGAGGGATTCGGTGTTGGAATTATTTCCTACACGGTAACTTATCTAAATATTATGAGTGTGTTTTGCAGCATACGGGACTTAgtacaatttataatttttttaatcataggTTCCTGTATATATAGCTGAGATATCTCCTCAAAATATGCGAGGAGGACTGGGGTCAGTGAATCAGGTACCCTAAATTTTAGCACAAATTCAGTCAAACATTTAATCTGTGCTTGCTTATGAACTTGTTTCATGgttattctttttatttctttttctttgtcatGTAGCTCGCAGTCACAATTGGAATAATGCTGTCCTATTTGCTCGGACTGTTTGTTAATTGGAGGGTACTAGCAGTTTTAGGTATTTTTTTGGAGTCTCTTTTGTGTTTGTTGTCCTCGTATATGTAttagtatatatgtattttgtcaTATGCACCATAGTTGCTAGCTATTAATCACCCCAGGGAGAATGCATGTGAACAAAGTAGTAATATTCTATCTTAAAAACTTATTGTTTTATAGTTACTAGGACTGCATGTTCATAATCTTTGCTATGCCAAATTCTTGTTCAGTTGTTTGAGTAGAAGGCACCTGCAGAGTTAAGTAGAAATGATTTGTTTGAGAGAAAAACTTTGAAGTAATAAAAAACTGGAAGTGCACAGGTGCACGTGAGTACGTGTCAAGTACAAGTCGAACCACAGAGAACGCAAATCAAGTTTTTCAATTCTAAGAATCAAGCTGAACTTAAACTGAAAACTGAAAactgataaattaataattaaacaagCCCAAGGAACAGATTTCATCGGCTAAAGAAGAAAATCATGGTGTGACATATATTAGTCTTCACTAACAACTAAAGACATAAGCATTCGAAATAAAGACAACCAGTGGGttcaaatcaaatattatttgaaacttgcaaatattattttgtataaattttacgGCTCAAGTCGGTTCTCAACATATTATGGACACTAACTATACAAAATCCCAACTCTACTTGTGAGACTCATTTGAAAATACTCACATAATTATGATATTGAAAATAAATAGCAAAAGCAAAACACAACATTATGCACATACACCTTGACACTGGTGTGAGGTCTCTTTAGTTGTCTACATCCGCCCCTTGGAAAGTGCTTTTATCTGTGCATCATCGAGACCGTCATGGCAGTAATATAAGAAAAAACATACTAAGGGCTTTTATCTGTGCATCATTGAGACCTTCATGATAGGTATATAAGAAATATACATACTAAGAGTCAACGATGCACATACACTATGACACTTGGGTCTCTTTAGTTGACTACATCCACCCCTTAAGAAGGGCTTTTATTCGTGCATCATTGAGACCATCATGGTAGTAATATAAGAAACAtacttgaagatgaagatgactTTTATTGATAAATAGATCTCGAGTACATGGGAGAAAATATTGTGCATTAAGCCGGGGTCTTCACGAAAACGgcctctctactttaagggtaggggcatggtctgcgtgcatcttaccctcctcagaccctggtttaagcgggatatactgggtATGTTTGGTTTCGTTTGGTAATCATTGTGACTAACTGCATGACTATTTCTTGCTTGTTTGATAAATCACTACAAacacaaaaaaggaaaatagactactaattaattaatcattactctaagttatatgaataaaatagcCTATCATAGCTCTTCACCCTCCAATTTGGGTCCAAACTTGTCTAACCAAGACCTGGTTTAATGTTGCTAGTATATATAATGTAGTGTTATCACATATTCTAGTGTTCTTGAAGAGGCGAGTGAAAGTGAAACTAGGGGTGTACAgggttcgggttgggcgggttgACGGAATTTATTAACCCAACCGAATTAAATCGggatttcaaaatttcaacccaacccgaaccgtataaatttgtaacccaaaccaatttgtagtacttcggtttggatcggtttCACTCTAAAAAAACACATGAGGAAGGAAACATTGAAAAAACAATTCAGAAGAATATTCAAAATTTGCATCAATAGGAGGTCCATGGCCCTCAATTAGGCCAAAACAGAATCGTAAACAATAGAGATAACCCTGCCTAGTAAGAACCACTGGACTCCTTGAGTATCCCTACCCAGCAAGAACATTGGACTAAATGTATTGGACAACTGGCTGTCTAACTAGCTATACTAGTTACCATTTACATATACATTCCAGACGTAATTTTTCTCACGTAGTGAGTCAGTCTATTTATCTACTATTTCTTCTGCTGGCAGGGACATTGCCTTGTCTTGTGTTGATTCCAGGCCTTTTTTTCATCCCAGAATCACCTCGTTGGTTGGTAAGTTTTGTAAAGGGTCTCTGTTTGCCATGCTTTTATATCTGATCACATTGATTAAAGTAGTTCTTTGTTGAACATAGGCAAAAATGGGCATGACAGAAGATTTTGAAGTTTCCTTGCAAGTTCTTCGGGGATTTGAGACTGATATCTCAGTTGAAGTAAATGATATCAAGGTAGAATGCACTTTGCATTAAACTAGGCTGTGGTTTCTTATGGTAGATGAAACAAAACAATCGTTGCAATAGTTTTCAATATTTGACACACTTACGTAactaaaaatttagaattagcAAACTAAACTATcgaacatatattttattttattgaaataatcaTTATCTATTGCTATCTACTGTTTAGAGGTCCGTGGCATCAACAAGTAGAACGACGGCCATTCGTTTTCGGGATTTGAAACACCGAAGATATTGGTTTCCTTTGATGGTAAGATCAGAGACTTTTTAGTGCTCTTTTATACAGTTACTTTTATAGCTCTATGTGGGGGGGGTTTTGTGGGGGGGGGAGGTTCCTACTGCATAATACCTGAGAAATGATACAAATAAATCATGCACCGCCTCTTATAATACATTTAATCTGCAGATAGGAATTGGATTGCTTGTCCTTCAACAGCTGTCCGGAACTAATGGTGTCCTCTTCTATTCGAGTACCATTTTTGAATCTGCTGGTGAGTTGTTGTGTCGATGTTGGTAATCATCTTAGTAGAATGACTTAAATATTGAATCTTCTTCACAGAAAATTCAGTTGGTTTATATTTAAGTAGTATGCCTAAATATAGTGTTgatattatatttctatatggtTAGGATGGGGTATTTAATTCTATTAGATACTTTgggaaataattaattaatcaaaccTTTCTGAATTTTTTGAAGCTATATTGTTCCCATGCTTATGTGTGTGTGATTCCCCTGTCACCTCTTCTAAAAGTGATTGTGGTTACACAAAagttatttttattaactaTCAGTTACAGAGTTTTCCCTCTATTGTATAGGCATTTCATCAAGTAATGCTGCAACTTTTGGACTCGGGGCTGTTCAGGTACACAAAAGGACTGACTGGAAGATAGTTTTCATATATTCATGTGTCAATTTCATTTCTATACAGATTCATGACATCCATGATGGATTTTCTACTTGTAGGTGATAGCCACTGCAGTTTCTACATGGTTGGTGGACAAAACTGGTCGAAGGATTCTACTCATAGTAAGTTGAAATATATTACGTAGTTATTTACTACACAATCTGTTACTTGGTATAACAGTCAATTCAATGAAGCATGGTTGTTTGTTGCAGATCTCCTCCACAGGGATGACTTTCAGTCTTTTTGTTGTTGCAGTTTCTTTCTTTGTAAAGGTAGTGAATTTatgttttttctttgttttagaCTTAATTCTTTCGAGGCTATGAAACATAAAAATCAACATCACTTGTGTATGTTTTTTGCACTTAGCTATGCAGCTCCTTCCATTTTTGTTTATTACATTTGCAAGTAATTACAGGGTTTTGTGGCTGATGATTCTACTCTCTATAGCATTTCGGGCATCCTGTCATTAGTTGGAGTTGTGGTATGTTTGCGGACTGTTTTGCACTAACGAGCTTAGTTTTGtgtacatatttatttttttaaaatacattcCTTTTTAGGGAATGATCATTGCCTTTTCTCTTGGAATGGGGCCCATACCGTGGATTATAATGTCAGAGGTAACAATCTGTATGACCATTATTCTGTGTTTTTTGTTACTTATTTTATTCGACTTCATTGAATTTATTTACTGGGATATGAACTCATATAATCATATTCAcaagttttcatatattttagagCTATGTAAGAATTGTTTTTGTCATCTAATTCTTATCTTGCTTGCCGATGCCATGCGGCAACATTTTGTCAATATCTATGTTTACTAGCTCGTTATTATTAAATTGTGTTCTCTATTTCCCTTTCTATATATGCAGCTTATAATGTATATACTTCTCAACAGATTCTGCCGATCAAAATCAAAGGCCTTGCTGGAAGTGTTGCAACACTGGCAAACTGGTTCATTGCCTGGGTGGTCACCATGACTGCACCTTTGTTGTTGTCTTGGAGTAGTGGAGGTTCCCACTATCCCTTCTCTTTCTATGTAcacataaatatatgtttagATATGCATGCACAAGCTTATGTGCTTGCTTGTACACAGCACATAGctatatatccaatttcatgcAGTTTCCTATTGGCAGGCTTTCTAACATAAGTATGTGCTGCTTGCGATATTATCTGTGTTTGTATTCCACTAACCGCTTTCTTTATTTTGCTTATTGTACAGGAACCTTTACTCTGTACATGCTTATGTGCGCTCTCACCTTGGCATTTGCAGCAATTTTAGTCCCCGAAACCAAAGGGAAAACTCTTGAGGAGATTCAGTTGTCTTTCAGATGATTTCGTTTTTATGTTCCTAGTTAATGTCTCCCTCCTGGTCCAGCATGCTTGTTTTAGTAAATTGCCTCTGAGCAAAACATACATGTTGAGTTCATGCTAGCAAGAAGAGGACAATGCACAGCTCTTTAGAACTCCCCGTCAGAATGTTAAGCATATCTACCTTGACAAGGGATTTCTTGAAAACATTAAGAAACTTATATAAAagcaatttatttatcagtttttgtttattatttatatgtttggTAATGTACGTACTATTACATAGGAGTATACAAATATGGCTACTATCAGGCCAAAATcactttgtttttattatacTCCACATGTAAACAGTAAACACCATCACACCCGAATGTGATTAAAGCAAAATAGATTCTACATTTTTGGTTAACGTAATTTTCTTTTCACAGTACTTTGAACTAGGCTGCTTCTCGCCGGAGAAGTTTTGCTGCAGAATGGTGTATATTTAAACCAAAAATGCATTTCCCACCGTTCTCCAAATCCGCCAGTGTCCTATGAACAgttagacaaaaataattagttagtaatttctttctttcccttttaatcctttttctttaattaagaaaaagaagatAACAAAAATGTACTCTTCAAAATTCCAAATTTCTGGCCCTCAATGTTTTGAAGGCTGCCCCCTCCCTTACCCTGGCAACACATTCTTAAGGTAGTGTTGGAGAAGCTAAAGAATGTAACAGCTTAATAAAACAGATCATTAGTCCATAAAAGCTGAAGGGATTATGAGAATTCTGATTGTTTAATCAGATGTATTTCATTCCTTCAAATCAGAAGATTAATCACTTCATGATATCCCCCATAATATTTCAGATGTATACATGAAAatgtcaaaattcaaaaaaaataagtcGTCTTTTGCACAAATCATCAATCCCCCAGGAAAGCCAACAAGAATGTCTGTCAGAAAATAGAGGAAACAGATCAAACACCAAGATTcgttatagaaaatataaaaatacaacacCTCAGACATACAAGTTCAATAAACCAATCTGGTTAAATTAACATGAACTGCCAAGGCCATTATTAGCCAGTAGCCAAGCCATCGCAATCACTTATTGAGAGGCAATAGTGTGGGAGATATGGCACATTCTTCAGTGCACTGTAATCAATGGACAAAGTAAACATACTTGTATTCTTCAGCTACATCTACAAggtaaatatacatatatgtaccaTACACTAGAAATTTTCACCCCAGCATGCAGCATTATAATCAGTAGCGTCGGGACTCTTACTTCTAGCTTCTAGGATTAACTACTTGGACATGGTATTTATCAAGAATCCATCGTACGCATAAAGGAATCTAAACTACAAATACTCCCCAGTAACATCATTAAAAATGTACTGTGATTAGCATGATTTGCATCATAAGTTTGCCAAATCAAGAAAATGGGTAACTTGCTCCTAAGGCCATGTATGTTTCCCGGCATTAACATCCCGGGACCAGACTTAAGTTATCTCTATCAATATTCATTTCATTTCGGGGTTAATGGTTTCCTAAAATGAGCTAGAAAGTGACTAAAATATTAGTAGGGACTCTGATGCTTGAAAACAAAGACAGCATAGATGTCAGGAGACTTACTATGAATAACGAGAACCTTTAAGCGTGTCTTCCACCCGTTCATACAGGAAGGTCACCAAAAAAATATGCAATCTTTTTTTATTGGTCATTTTCCTGGATCAGAACAATTGCTTGTATCTGATATTAGTTACCTGATCATCACAAATCTAAAGTATCTGTATTATGCAAGAACCAACAATTAAATAACATAGCAACTTGATCTACTTGAAATAATCACTGAAGTACCAAAAATTTATtagtaaaaagtaaaaacaaggACATCCAGCTTTATAATTATCTCAGCTTATGCAGCATAAAAATTCTGTAAATTACAACACGAGCAGTCACAAAGATATAGAAAATTTAGAGTACATGAAACACAAATTAGCCAATTATCAAAACAAGCTAAGAATTTCACATTAAACCAAAATAGACTAGTAGGAAATAAAATTTAGAGACAAGAAAATGTCTACAATACAGATTGTTAATATCATATGAAGAGTCCACTGTCTTCTTACAATGCTAGGAGACTACTGTCACCGGGTACTTATCAATGCAATCATCCCAGGGACTATTACTGGATGCTTTGACATGTCGCAGAGCTTGCCATACTGCACTATTACATTTGAAACCACTTCCAAAAGCAATCTGCCAGACCCTATGACCCTTGCGTATTCTTCCCTTCGCCTCAGTATATGCCAGTTCATACCAGATAGAGCTTGCTGAAGTGTTCCCAAACCGGTGGAGAGCCATTCTAGAAGCCTCCACATGTATTGGTAGCAACTGCAGATTCTTCTCCAGCTCGTCAATCACTGCCCTTCCCCCAGCATGTATGCAAAAATGATCAAATGCCAGCTTAAAATCTGGGATATAAGGCTTCACATGAGGATTAAAAAACTTTTTAACCAGCAGAGTAGCAAAAAAGAGAAGCTGCTCGCTGATTGGGAGAACAATAGGACCTAATGTGGTGATATTAGTTTTAAGAGCCCCGCCAGCAATTGCCATGAGATCTTTCGACAAAGACACACCAATTTTCCCAGCACCATCCTCCTCTTGATAAACGCAACGGAATGCCTTGTCATCCGCCCCACGATGTGTCCTCACAACATGAACAAGCTTATACTTTGCTCGCCTCTTATCTGCAGACTTATTAGATAACAAAACAGCCGCACCACCAACCCTAAACAAACAATTAGGTATCAACATAGCTTTATTATTCCCAAAATACCAATTCTGCGTAATGTTCTCTGTACTCACCACAACAGCGTACGTATTCCTATGCACTTGCAACAAATCCTTCGCCATATCAATGGCAATAACCCCCGCACTACACCCCATCCCTCCCAAATTAAAACTCCTAACATTCCCCCTCAACTTATACTTATTAATAATCATCGCGGACAACGATGGCGTTGGATTAAACAAACTACAATTTACAACCAAAATCCCAATATCCTTCGCCTTGATCCCCGTATTCGCAAACAAATTATCCAACGCGCCGTACATAACCTCCTCGGCCTCCGCCCTGGCAGCAGCCATCGACGGCTGAGGAGGAATAACATGCATTGCTTCCGGAACATAGGTCTCCTCCCCTAACCCCGATCTCTCCAAAATTCTCCTCTGAAACTCCAACGACGAGTCATCAAAATCCCCAGTCAACCTAGAATGCCTCATAAACCGCTCATTCGACGCCTTTAAATGATCAGGCGCACGATAACACGCGTAATCAACCAAATAAACAGACCTAGGTCTAGTCATAATATACGCAGTAAATCCGAAAACCAGAACAGCaaaacaaacaacaacaaacacGAGATTATACTGAAGATGCAGCCACAATTGACGAATATCATCGAAATTCATTTGCGAAGCTTCGATTAGAATGATGATAATAACAGGAATCAAACAAAGAGTGAAAAGATTAGAGATGAGATAGTGATAACCTAATTTGACGTACTTGAGTTTAACGGTTTGGAGGAAATCAGGGAGACGGCGGGAGTGGATCTGAATTCCGATGGCCGGAAGTCCATCGCCACCACCACGAGCGGTGGCGCCAGAGTTGACTCGTGCATTCCCGCCTCCGTCCATGGTGGTGGCCGCCCTCAATTATTAGATTATTATTAAGCTGGAGTGAGCGAGTTAGTGGAGAGGAtgagataaattattttttctagtgATTTGGATTTAATGTGTGCTGTGTTATTCAAAAATAGGCCatgtgaaaattttattatttgcatTACCGGGAGGAGGAATCTTCAATATTTTACTTCATACATGAGCTGTATTGAAGTTTTCTTTTAGTTTCATGAGATTTGAAATATGGACGTGGAAgataaattaatcaataaaaattaCTAATGTGTAATAAacatttcttttaaattaagcAAAAGGTctcaatatactccctccgtcttatTCACGGTGTATATAAAatgttgttttatatattattacaaaattttaaatattaattttttttattcacaacagaaaaacaaaaaaaaattatgaaattatactttaaaagagTATGATAATCCTTGTAAAAAACAGAACTTATGACTTAttgcaaaaaatataatttatttgaatgaatataaaataattattcacaCCATCATTGTTGcagtaaataaaaattagaaaccaATTCAGTTTaatgatattctcagtacaatttagtgatattctttttagtgatatgtgttgcagaaattagtgaaaacttgccgAAACTGCCCAGAATCTCCAGATTTGTCCAAAAACTGCTCAGAATCTTCAGACCTGTTCTAGTTGCCGATTCAGGTGGCGGTTTGCAGTGGTGGAGATAGTGGAGATGAAGGTGTTGGGCATGGAAGGAGCCTTTAGCTCTATCTGACAGTTTTTGTCAAagaattgaaattgaaatcggCATAAGCTGGGCAGACGGTATTAGAGGTGACGAAGATCAAGGTGGAGGTGAGGACGAAAGTGCAGGCGGAGATGGAGGTGGGGGTGCAATCGAATGGGCGGTAGAGTGGGTTGGATTTGGTGGTGATGTATACAATGGAGGCCGACATGGAGATGGTGGTTATGGAGGTTCGGACAGGACGGAGGTGGAGATAGCAGTAGAGACTTGGCGGGGGTGGCTGGGTGAAGCTGCTGGAGGTGGGTGGAGGCACATGCTGGGT
This genomic window contains:
- the LOC108227095 gene encoding sugar transporter ERD6-like 6, whose product is MSFRDESDDGHLRKPLLHTGSWYRMGSRQSSMMGSSQAIRDSSISVLACVLIVALGPIQFGFTCGYSSPTQAAISNDLQLTVSEFSLFGSLSNVGAMVGAIASGQIAEYIGRKGSLMIAAIPNIIGWLAISFAKDSSFLYMGRLLEGFGVGIISYTVPVYIAEISPQNMRGGLGSVNQLAVTIGIMLSYLLGLFVNWRVLAVLGTLPCLVLIPGLFFIPESPRWLAKMGMTEDFEVSLQVLRGFETDISVEVNDIKRSVASTSRTTAIRFRDLKHRRYWFPLMIGIGLLVLQQLSGTNGVLFYSSTIFESAGISSSNAATFGLGAVQVIATAVSTWLVDKTGRRILLIISSTGMTFSLFVVAVSFFVKGFVADDSTLYSISGILSLVGVVGMIIAFSLGMGPIPWIIMSEILPIKIKGLAGSVATLANWFIAWVVTMTAPLLLSWSSGGTFTLYMLMCALTLAFAAILVPETKGKTLEEIQLSFR
- the LOC108227094 gene encoding 3-ketoacyl-CoA synthase 4; the encoded protein is MDGGGNARVNSGATARGGGDGLPAIGIQIHSRRLPDFLQTVKLKYVKLGYHYLISNLFTLCLIPVIIIILIEASQMNFDDIRQLWLHLQYNLVFVVVCFAVLVFGFTAYIMTRPRSVYLVDYACYRAPDHLKASNERFMRHSRLTGDFDDSSLEFQRRILERSGLGEETYVPEAMHVIPPQPSMAAARAEAEEVMYGALDNLFANTGIKAKDIGILVVNCSLFNPTPSLSAMIINKYKLRGNVRSFNLGGMGCSAGVIAIDMAKDLLQVHRNTYAVVVSTENITQNWYFGNNKAMLIPNCLFRVGGAAVLLSNKSADKRRAKYKLVHVVRTHRGADDKAFRCVYQEEDGAGKIGVSLSKDLMAIAGGALKTNITTLGPIVLPISEQLLFFATLLVKKFFNPHVKPYIPDFKLAFDHFCIHAGGRAVIDELEKNLQLLPIHVEASRMALHRFGNTSASSIWYELAYTEAKGRIRKGHRVWQIAFGSGFKCNSAVWQALRHVKASSNSPWDDCIDKYPVTVVS